Genomic DNA from Salvia miltiorrhiza cultivar Shanhuang (shh) chromosome 1, IMPLAD_Smil_shh, whole genome shotgun sequence:
AATTACAaggtaaataaagaaatttttaaagacGGCACCGATGAAAAACTCGAACCCAAGAAGCCAAGAAATTTGTAAAGACACACAAACTATAAAGAGAGAGAGCCCTTTTAGAATGGGTTCGTAGATCGTAGTTCCTATTAACTAAAGAAAGCAAACAAACAGATGATTATTATTAATCAAAGGAGGCTAGTAGCCAGCCAGATTATTATCAGCACACAAAGGAGGCTAGTAGCCAGCCAGATTATTATCAGCACACACATAAAGAGGGggaaattaaaaaccaacttgGAAGAAGTTGATGAATAAAACCCTGAACTAGAAATGCACACAACAACAGGAATGAAAATCGAACGTGATGAGATCAGACGAAAGGCTGAGATTTCTCGATGACGAAGTTGAAGTTGTAAGCATTGACGCCAGTGTAAACACCATCGATCTGATTAGTATAAGTGATTGATCCGTCAGTGGATTTGGTGTCCTGCTGAGTGTAGGAGAAGGGGATATTGCAGATGCCCATCGTCCCCACATAACTGACGGTAGATACACTCATTGGCGGCACAGCAATTGAGCCCGTCGCCGTGACAGTCGTTGTTTTTGTCTTGCTCTCGCCCCACTCCATCGACGTGTTGATATCAAAACTGATCTCAATGCTAGCCTGCGCGATCTCGGGCACGCCAGCCGTGATGGTGTTTTTGACCCCCGCCGTTATCGACACGCTGTTTTGGAAAGAGTAAGTTATGCTGTTTTCATAGGAAATCATGACGGTGTTGGAGGCCACCTGGTCCCCGTTATTGGTGACGACGGAGGTGCCGGCCACAAACGGTGTCTCGCCATATATCCTCGCGTCCTCCATTCGGTAAACCACGTTGTAGATCTTCCGATTCATCACCAGCTCCTGCACCCAATGGCAGACGCTATAAGAGCCAACCAAAAAAAATCTATATGTTGTGCATCCGCCCATACCTGCACCTGCAACCTCGCTTCGGTGGTCAGGTTGGAGACCCCCGCGTTGAGGCAACTCGTCTTCCCCTCCGTGGTTAGGCGCTTGCAGAAGTTGTTGTTGCCGGCGTTCCGGAGCCCAATGGTGGTGTCGTCGATCTTGACGGGCCAGAAGAGAGTGTCCTTGTTGTTGGCCGTGACGTCGGTGGAGTCGGCCCATATCCAGTTAGGGCTCCGTCGCCAGAACTTGCTCCAGAAGTCGGAATTTATCCGGACGTAGCCGTCGTTCATCAGCGAGACCACCAGGCCGCATAAGCCGTCGTTGGGATCGTCGGAGCTGAACTGGAAGTAGTTGTGATTTTCGGTGTAAAATGCCTTGAGGTACTTGCCATTATCTCCCTTGAACGCCAAGTGCTCAGGCAGTTTCACCAACGTGTCCCAATCCACAAACCCTAGCGGCGCGCCGACGCTGTTTGGGTCGACGTAGAAACCCTTGGTGGAGTTGTTCATCATGACGCGCCAGCCGGTCTGAACGTGGGTCAAGTAGAGCGTGTCCGCCTGCAGAGTTGGCTCGAAGAGCGTGCACGACGGCTTCGTCGTGTCCTCTTCGGGCTTGGTGGATACGGCAACGATGGTGTTGTTGTCGTAGCTCTTCTGCCAGTATCTGTTGCTGTAACAGAATAGTAGGTGGACGTATTTGGTGTTGACTGCAGCTTGCTGGACTCCGATCTTCACGAGCGGGCTAAACATGCTGTCTTCTCCGTCAACTACGGACCCATCGTCGTCCTTGCGGTATAGATAAGTGTTTGTAGCAGCTTTTGGTACATTCATTACTATGTACATCGGAAGCGCGGTAGTTGCCATGTTGCTTCAAAACCTAATTTCCAAAAttaacacacatatatattttattaattaatccaTGTGCACTCAAAGACTCACATATATTATTTTggtaaaactatatatatagttttaaaagtGTGTGCGTTTGTTAGTCTtgtgctcaaagggtttcaatcttttcttcttgttttgattCGCATCCCCTGGTGCCTTGctttttatcttaataaaattttaattttaccgatcaaaaaaaaagtaatagtaATGTATGTTTATAGTTAAAATTTCACGCTAAGCTCTTTAAAAATTTAGGTCTCCTTAACAGAAAAAAACTCTTCGAAAATATATATGACCTATACAAGAACTCGATCAGAGATACACATCCCCCGAGGGCACGACCGACGGGATGGCTGGAGGTTGTAGGACCGTTCTATTCTGTTCTAAGCGGGAGGCATCTACGGCTACATCAGGCAAGTCCTCATGGACCCGTGAAAAAAATTTACTTCAATCTCcttgttttctatatttatagaTGAACTCATCATCAACTTTACAATTACACCTTTTTAAACACTATTTTTCTATATAAACTCGTGTCATTGTCCTTTGGGCAAACTTTTAAGTGACCTAGgaagtaaattttaattaattcatcaccAAAAgttataaaaagttaaaagtGATACATAAAGTAAACAAATGATATTATATATCCAAGCTATCCTTACACCGAACATTATGGGATAGATGATTGAGGCATTGAACCTCATAACTTAATTCGTGCCAGCTCATATATCATCATGGTTAGCTAATTAACAGAGATAATAAATCACTAAGCACCAAAATAATACTATCTTTAAGATTAATATTAGGTTATATAACATGGTCATTAAAAAGAACTATATATGTAGAAACATCAATTAATTTACAAAGTGAATGGATAGAAACAAGATAAAAACAATAACGAAATGGGTATTGATCACAGGCATAAACATTAGACAAACTTTAACGAAATAAAAAACTAagagatactatatatatcccTGTATGAAAGACTTGAAAATAGAGAACGGGAGCGAATTAGATTACCGAAattgaaaagaagaaatgaTTGTTGTGACTTGTGAGCGCTCAAATCTTTCCTCGATGTTTCTTTTTTCAAATGGATCaactctatttatagagaagtTTATGGCACtgcaaacaaataaattaatttccaTACGTTGTATATAGTTTTTTCAAAAAACACGTggtctttttattttataatattccCAAACCCCAAAATTAATGCAGACTTGAAAAGTGACATCATTATactatcaaataaaaaattctttTCATATCAAATAAAGATTCGCGGTGCAGATAGACTCTCTCCAACTTTTAAAGTAGACTAGGAGCCCGTGCGTCGCAACGCGATCATCGaaattaaatatcatattaaaataaataaatataaatatttaataaaattaaactattattaaatgtaaaatatattttataaataaaataatctacatcaattattaaataaaaaccaaattagaaaaaataaattttcaattttgtataaaatctaatgataataataataattattattaaataattaaaatttacacGTAGTTATTATTAGGGAAAAAGTGCAGATCCACTTAGGGCTGAGCATCGGTTCataaccaaaccgaaccgacccaTTTTTacaaaaccgaaaccgaaccgaccttATCAGAGGATGGACCGAACCTAACCGCTCAAAGTTCGAAAACCGACCAAAACCGAACCAGCtaaaaccgatcggtttcggtcggtaaccgaaccgaactgttcttttatttttatttttgaaaaaactgCAAAATATCACCAAATCCACTAAAAATTGTTCtgtattttcgaaaatagcagTAAAAATCACTAAAATGGGATGAGGTGGTCGCCACCATCAGGAGGAGGGGAGAACCGGAAGAGGAGGGGAGTATAGTGAGGGGATCCTCcttacaaatttttttattattctcgAGTGAAAAGTTATTGAATAGATCCGCATCACTAAAAAGTTGTATATATATAGCAACCTTTtgcatttcaaaatttataaaaaatttaattgtcaataacaacaataataataatagtaatttattattattattattattattattattattattattagaaattcaatattaaaaagttatagtactaatcatttcacttttttaagaaattaacttttttgtatttttaagaGATTTAAAAGTGTGCATCCTTGTATTTCTAAGAGATTTatattagttattatgtaagtcgATATTAAAATGTGATTTATTTAtggatttatttgtttattaccaatatattagtttttttttatgagcaatGGATGACTATAATTCATTTGGTATGATTAAGAAGTCAGTTGTGATCTCCTGTAACTGCATGATATGATTAAGATTCTGTGAGTATGGGAAATGCAGACCAAAtagtataaaattaatgatagcTCCAAAGGCCACGTACAGTGTGTATGCTGAGGTACATTCAGAAATTAGGACAGACATAATCCATTTGGGCCATACCTTCTATACACCTACAATATCCTCTCTTCCCATATCCATGTGATATTGTCTGTCtaaaattacattttacaaaTCCTTAAATCTGTTAATTTTTAGACAATAgtattaaacttttttttttttcttctccaaACTCAGCATCTATTTTACTTCAGACTTTGTGAGTTGGTTGCAATTGGCTCATGTTTTATGAGCAATGGATGACTATAATTCATTTGGTAGGGGGCTATCCAATTATACAACTTTAATGAAGATTATTACATCAATGTTAACAAGTTATAAATATATAGgctgagattgctatttttcgtgagatgtgagactaatgaataagccagtatatattgttgaataagacaatatatagtattgaataacgataataaaaaaaaattaatttttttttgcttccTCCAAAATTCAAATTCAGGTAAAGTTTGTATCTCTTCATGTAAATCAACaactacaaatcaatctaagatctcaccatataCGAGCGATTTCATTGGAACCATTCCctgaataaaataagaacagacAACTATTTTAATTTCAACCAAAATTAGAAGTATATAGTTTCATAGTAGTCCCTAGATTAGGTGAaccaaaattttatatattccTTTTAAAGGTatcaaacaaatcatcaaaAGAAAAAGGTATCAAACAAACTTTTGTACCGTGGAGGTGGTATGTGATATGACTCGTTACCTGTTACAAAAGAAACACAAATTAATCTAATATCACaatatacaaaatcatataATCGAGTTGTGTTTCAAAAGTTGAATActtatctttcctaattaaaattgccacatcaatggtaggcacgttatgcttgcccacggtaggtaggtgatcggttctgtactTACTTATCCAAACAGATTCAGGTTTCCCACACTTTCAAATATAACCAACACACGTTCCACTCGAACTCGAGACTTTTGGTCTCAAACATTAATCACTCTATAACTAAGTTGATACGTACACGACTGGGTTATATATACTTAGTGCATGACATATCATGCAACTCATCTATAGCTTAATTTGTAGGGTTTTCTAAGTTTGTGGGCAGCCTTCAACTTGTGATAACATTTTGGCATGTGCGGTTATGTATAGCTTTTTGAATGAATTGTTAAATCAAAACTTGCATGGAATTGAGACTACACACATGGCCTAATCGATCTGGTTTTGTTTCTTTAACTTTTGCTTAGATCCTTCATAAGTCCTTCACAAATAGTTGTTCTTAATTATTAAGGTCCTACTTGCTTTTTGTTACATGTGATTTCTTGTTTTATGAAAGATTATGATCAAGAAGTTACATGAATTGTCTAGGTGGCATAAACCACTATAAGGTATATGATCATTAAATTTGTTAATGTGGAAGCTGTGATGAGTTCTTTTCCCATCTTTTTTGGGGCCATGCACAACAACTGGATTATCTTAAACCATAAAATCATCAACTTTATTTTGATTTCGAAAAGTTTATGTTGATGTGTCATATAATAACAATTGTTTTAGAGAAAAGTTTTTAGAAATCGAACGACGAACAACTAATATAAAACTAGATAAGTAGAAAAGCATTGCATGTCGCTCATCATTTATGAGCACTGAGTTCACGAATGATGAACATACATATCAgtcctttatatatataactatatatatctcatgaaatactgaaaaaatgcataaatttttaaaaataatcgtcaaaacactttgacaacttgtAAGTAGTagtaatatatattattcaacAGTCGAACACATCTAATTTGAATGATATTTGGAAATTTCCCACCAAATATTCCTAATTAGATTGTTATAGAGATGAAACTGCCTTCTTGGGAGTTTCTTTCAATTCCTTATAATGTTTAAGTAATTTGATTATGTCGTTCTTAGCCTTTTTTATTATGTTGGAAAAAATACACATTGATATTTATTTTAACAAATTGATGTGTGATTTAATTAAGTACCATGTACTCTGtaattatttttgataaatcattttttttttattaaagcttCCACGCTTGCGCATTCACATTGATTCGGATAATTCATTCAGCTCaacaaacaaaaatgaaaactaTAGTTTCTTTAAATGTTTGAGTAAATTCAAATTGAGAGAAAATATATACACCCACAGGCTTATTAGtggtattaattatttttaggaATTGCATATATAATCATACGATTACGTTAGCTGGATTATGATTACTACACAATCATCGATtcaaattatgtatatatatatatatatatatatatatatatgtcgcttattttaatatattatggttccatatttataattaaaatacattaaattcTACACAATTTTTGTAAATTAAcatgaatgtgataattgtagGATTATAGGCCGACATACCATGGtacaattatttttatgagAGTACCTTTGTGGAGccaaataatatttaaaagaccCTACAAGGTACACGCCAGCAAAACTATGCTTTAGTAGTACActgaaatttaattatttatattggaTTATGCCTTTATGGAACAATACCACAAGATAAGAAAGACAACAGACGTGACACTGCAAATTGCAAAACGTTTTTGTTGCTTTCTTCTAATAAAAATGAGTAAATCAATCATATGCTTTTCGAGTATTTGGGATTACTCTTCGAGTTTGAACGTAATCACTAAAGATGCCAAAAGAAATTCATAATTAGTAACTAATATAATTATAGAAATGCAACATTTCTGAAAGTTTTAAGTacaaaacaaattaattacTTAGTTGTACATGTCCTCCATGGTGCTCGCCATGGCTCGGAGTCTTTATGTGATGATTTATGGGAAGCGTTCACTCATGCCAGACAGTATATTGTAGTGGATTTTCTTCATATACGTCGCGACGCTAACAGAGCTGCGCATGAGCTTgctcagtttttttttttttttcctgatgCTGTTATCCGGAAGGCCAATTTTCCTAATTGGCTTCTAGACATTGTTAATTTTGGATTCGTCGTAATAATATTCCAGCCTtttggtttaaaaaaaaaacaaattaatttcattaataatactccctctgtcccacgaagcatgacacagtttcatttttggtctgtcccacgaagcatgacacgtttctaaaaatgacaaaaaatttaccctttattcacattttcactttttcacctaccacatttaacacacaaaataccaatttcttaattctcgtgccgaaaagaactacgtcatgcttcatgggacggagagaataaTATTTGAAATCAAACCTAATAAAACCCGACTGGCAAATATAAGACATATTAATAAACAACCCTAgcataaaataatactcatgGTCATACTATGTGCGTGTTTTGACCTAACGGCAGAGTGACTAATGGCTAATGCCAAAGATTTTAGGTCTTAATCActtatttaattgttaatttatatataagacTCAATTAACCTCAAAGGGTTTCACTATTGCTGCTAAGACAAAGGATTGTTGGTAGACAAACACAAAGAGCTAAACTTTGTTGGGACCGAACAAATTATAGCCATGATATAGTTACCCAAGTTGTAAGATGCTTTTACTAGTGTCAATTTCTCGTGACAAGATTTGATCCCATGATTTAAAACATTTCCCTCAAAATCATAATTAGTTGCCGAAAGATAGATAAATATCTAAGCCAAATTAAATCAGATAATCAATCATACAACTATTATATATTCTTCATCTATTATTGGTACTCGAAGTAAATAGAAgaacacaaaatcttgggtacacctgggtgtaccgtacaaccgggttgacccgtacccaaaatagtgttatttatatgagTTGGGTCAGGATATGGGTTC
This window encodes:
- the LOC131005324 gene encoding uncharacterized protein LOC131005324 → MATTALPMYIVMNVPKAATNTYLYRKDDDGSVVDGEDSMFSPLVKIGVQQAAVNTKYVHLLFCYSNRYWQKSYDNNTIVAVSTKPEEDTTKPSCTLFEPTLQADTLYLTHVQTGWRVMMNNSTKGFYVDPNSVGAPLGFVDWDTLVKLPEHLAFKGDNGKYLKAFYTENHNYFQFSSDDPNDGLCGLVVSLMNDGYVRINSDFWSKFWRRSPNWIWADSTDVTANNKDTLFWPVKIDDTTIGLRNAGNNNFCKRLTTEGKTSCLNAGVSNLTTEARLQVQELVMNRKIYNVVYRMEDARIYGETPFVAGTSVVTNNGDQVASNTVMISYENSITYSFQNSVSITAGVKNTITAGVPEIAQASIEISFDINTSMEWGESKTKTTTVTATGSIAVPPMSVSTVSYVGTMGICNIPFSYTQQDTKSTDGSITYTNQIDGVYTGVNAYNFNFVIEKSQPFV